The Akkermansiaceae bacterium nucleotide sequence CCCACGGCGCGGAGATCAACAGGGGAAACACGCTCCCATTTCACGGCAGCAGGAACCGGTGTCGCTCCGCATGGGAAATGCCCAGCGCCAGCAGCGAGTCCGCATCCGCCCCCAGCTCCCGGCCCACGATCTCGTGTTCGTGCCTCAGGTTCGTGTGCACCAGATACGGATTGTCCGTGTTGATGCAGTAGGCGATGCCTTCCTTGGAAAGATCCCTGACGAAATCACCCACGCAGGCGAAATCCGGCACCACCCGCGTCACGCGGTTCACGGTCGGGCAGAGTTCCAGGCAGATGTCGTGTTCCTTGAGGATGGAAATGATCCGTTCCCGCTGTTTCCCCTCCGCCTTCCGCAGCTCGATCCCGTGGCCGATGCGATCCGGCCGCACCGCCTCAAGCACGCGCAGCATGCCCTCCGGTCCGGTGCCTTCGCTTTCGCCCACGTGGTAGGTGATTTTCAACCCGGCGTCGCGAGCCTTCTCCATCATCGCCGCCACCTCGCTCATCCATGGCTTGCTCAGCTCCAGCGAGCGGGACTCCGGCCCTGCCATGTCGATGCCCACCACGCCATTCGCGCCGTTGAGCGAGCCGCGGCTTTTCCATTTCACCGCCGCGTCGATGATCTGCCAGTTCGCCTCCAGCGGCAGGTCCCGCCCAAGGGAAAGGATGATGCCCGTAGCCACCCCGTAGTGGAGGGAGGCCCGCTCCAGCCCCTGCATGACCGCGAGGATGATGGCGTCCATGGTGTGCAGCCCGTGGCGCATGCGCTTCTGCGGGTTGAAGCGCAGCTCCAGCGACTGCACCCGCGCCCGGCGGTAGGCCTTTGCCACCACCTGGTAGGCGGACACGCTCGCGGCGGAAGGGGAGGACTGGATCTCCTCCGTCACCTGGAAATAGCGGCCCAGGAAGTCATCGAGCGATTTCACCTCGTCGGGCTTCGCCGTCAGGGAGGCGTGGAAGGTGTTGAAATCCACATACTCCGTCCTCAGTCCGTTGTCGCAGAGGATCTCCCAGAGCACGGAGGACGGAACCGCGCCGCCAAGGTGGATGTGCAGGTCGTGCATGCGCCATTGTGCCGGAGCGCATGCCGCTTGGCAACCCGCATGCCGCCATGGTGCGATCCAAGATGATGGGGGTGATGACCACTGATTTCACTGATTTACTGATTCCGGAAAGAGGGGATTTTTCATTCCCAATCAGTAAATCAGTGGTATCGAATCCTCCCCGGTTCTTGTGTTTCCCAAACGACCTGGTGTTGGACATGCCTCGATCCGTCTCTCCCATCCGCGTGCATCCCCGTTTATTTGGCTCCGCCCAGTCCACTGCGGTTGAATCTTCCATCCGACATCCATTTTGTTGCGTGACTCCGGCGTGTTCCGGGACATCTTGCGCGCGTGTCTGAGACGGATTCCCACCATCGGTTCGGCGGCATTGCCCGGCTTTACGGCCAGGCGGCGCTGGAGCGTTTCCTGAAATCCCGCGTCGCCGTCATCGGCATCGGCGGGGTGGGGTCGTGGGCGGTCGAGTCGCTGGCGCGTTCGGGCATCGGCCACCTGACCCTGGTCGATCTGGATGAGATCTGCCTGACCAACGTGAACCGCCAGCTCCACGCGATGGATGGCCAGATTGGCCGGCAGAAGGCGGATGCGATGGCGGACCGCGCAAAGGCCATCCACCCGGACTGCGATGTGCGGATCCTCCATACCTTTTTCACGGAACGGAATGCCGGGGAGATCCTCGATCTGGGTTTCGACGCCGTGCTCGATGCCATCGACTCCGTGAAGCACAAGGCCCTGCTGGTGGCGGAGTGCCACCGCCGGGGCATCCCCGTCGTCACCTGTGGCGGGGCGGGCGGCAGGAGGGATCCCACCCGCATCCGGGTCACGGACCTGGCCTACAGCGGAAAGGACGCGCTGCTCCACCAACTGCGCCGCACCCTGCGGGCGGACCATGCTTTCCCGAAGACGCCCATCAACAGCAAGCCGGACCCGCTGGGCATCGACGCCGTCTTTACCGATGAGCCGCCGCTGTTCCCGCAGTGCGATGGCTCCGTCTCCTGCGAGCGTCCGGAAGGCACCAACCTGCGCCTCTCCTGTGAGTCCGGCTACGGCACCGCCACGCACGTGACGGCCAGCTTCGGCCTCATCGCCGCGGGCCGGGTGCTGGAAAAGCTCGCCTCGCAGGCATGAAAAAAGCGGCCGGATGGGCCGCTTCCTTCGAAATTTGTTGGATCCGCGTGCGGATTATTTGACGCCCTTCTTCGAGAGGCGGGTGCCGACAGTCGCGCCTTGGCGGGCTTTGAACTTCGGGTTGCTCTTGCAGATGACGTAGACCGTCCCTTTGCGTTTCACGACTTGGCAATCAGCGTGACGGCGTTTCGCGGAGGCGAGGGAAGAGAGAACTTTCATGGCTGAAAAATGGTTGGGGCTGCCGGTGGCGGGCGCGACCGGGACGCGGAAACTACCGGGCGGGACCGGGATGTAAAGCGATTTCTTGTCCTTGGCGGAAAATCACCAGATGCCGGTCCACGGATTTGCCGGGGGCGTCCGGCAGCGGGCGGGACTTCGCGTGCCGCAGGTTTGCCAGCAAGGTGGCTCCCCGGGTCCGCAGCGCGGCGACGAGCAGTTCGTGCTCCCTGTCGAAATAGGACGTGCAGACCAACAAGCCGGACGGCTTCAGCCGCCCCAGCGCATTGCCCAGCAGGCGGTCCCACACGGCGGGCTCATGCCAGTAGTTCTGGTGCCGGATGAAGATGAAGTCGAAGGCGGGCAACTGCCGCATCCGGTCCGTGGCGGCGGCGTCCCCGCAGCGGAACCCGATCTCCCCGTCCGGCAGCGCCCAGCGGGCCGCCGCCTCCGCGATGGCGTCCGGACGGAGGTCGATCCCCAGGTAGAAGCCGATCTGCATCGGCTCCAGTGCCTTGGCCAGCGCGCCGGTTTCGTCCGCCCGGCCACAAGCAAGGTTCAGCACGACGAGCGGTCCCGGTGCCTGGAATCCCGCGGCCCGAAGACCGTCACGCAGCAACGCCTCCAGCCGGACGACGTCCTCGTCCGTGCCCGGGTAGCGGAATGGCCTGCGCTGGATCACGCGCGGAAGTTTCAGGGAAAAGGGAGGATGGTCAATCGTTCGTCAGCGGTTGGTCAGCGGTCAGTGGGGCGGTTGCGTCTTCTCCTAATGACTGTTGACCAATGAACCGCTGACCACTTCCTTGCAAAAATGCGTCGATTTGGTCACAAGTTCCGCGTGCCTCCGACATCGCCGACCCGCCCTATCAATCCGCAAGTCCAGAAGCTGGTGGCGGACATCGGCAACCAATTCGCCGTTCAGGGGGAGTTCGTCCTCGGTGAAGAGATCGACAGCGGCCACATCAACTCGACCTACCGCGCCAGCTACCGGCTCCCGGACGGCGCGGTGGAGCGCTACATTTTCCAGGCGATCAACCGCAATGTCTTCAAGGATCCGTATGCGGTCATGACCAACGTCGAGCTGGTCACCCACCACATCAACGGCAAGGTCCTCCGCCGGAAGCACGACCTGGGCGGGCAGACGCTCAACCTTTTCCCCGCCCGTGTCGGCGGGTTCTGGGTGGAGGACGCGCAGGGCGCGGTGTGGCGCTGCTACAACCACATAGAGGACTGCGTGACCTACAACATCGTGGAGAACGAGCGGCAGGCCTACCAGGCGGCGCACGCCTTCGGCGCGTTCCAGGATCTGGTCAGCGACCTGGACGCCTCCGTCATCATCGACACCATCCCGGACTTCCACAACACGCGGAAACGCTATGATCGTCTGGCGGAAATCATCGCCGCCGACCCCTGCGGGCGTCTCGCGAGCGTCCGGGCGGAGGTGGATTTCATCCAGGCGCGTGAAACCCTCGTGGACATCCTCCTCGATCTCGCCGCCGCCGGGCAGATCCCGCTGCGCGTCACGCACAATGACACGAAGATCAACAACGTCATGATCGACGCCCAGACGGATGAGGCGGTCTGCGTCATCGACCTGGACACCGTCATGCCCGGTCTGGCGCTCTATGACTTCGGCGATCTCATCCGCACCGCCACCAGCCCGGCGGCGGAGGATGAGCAGGACCTTTCGAAGGTGAAGATGCAGATGCCCATGTTCGAGGCACTGGTTCGCGGCTATCTGGATACGGCGGGCGGTTTCCTCAATGAGACGGAGGTCCGCTACCTCGCTTTTTCCGGAAAGCTCATCACGCTGGAGGTCGCCATCCGATTCCTGACGGACTACCTGGAAGGCGACGTGTATTTCAAGACCCACCGCCCCGGCCAGAACCTGGACCGCTGCCGCAACCAGATCCAGCTCGTGCGGGAAATCGAGGCGCAGGAACCGGCCATGAACGCCTTTGTCGAACTCCAGCGCCGCCAGAGCCGATGAAAGTCGCCTATGTGACTCCCTATGCCTCCGGGGATGTCCACGCCTGGTCCGGCTCGGTCTTCCACGTGAGGGAGGCGCTCGCAAATGCCGGGTGTAAGATCCTGCCGGTGGACTCGCTGGCCGAGAAGGGCCGCTATCTTGGCAAAGCCCGGGAGATTCTCATCAGGAAGCTCACGGGAAAAACCTACCTGCGGGATCGCGCGCCAGCGTTGCTGGACAGCTATGCTTCCCAGGTGGCCACCCGCTGTGCGGCGTTGGAGCCGGATGTCATTTTCAGCCCCGGCACCATTCCCATCGCACATCTGAAAACCGGCAAGCCGGTCGTTTTTTGGACGGACGCCACCTTCGCGGGCATCACGGATTACTACGCCGCATTCACGGACCTCAGTCCCCGGACGCTCCGGGAAGGCCGGGAGATGGAGCAGAGCGCGCTCACCAACTGCTCGCTGGCCATCTACACCTCGGAGTGGGCGGCGAAGAGCGCGGTGGACCACTATGATGTCGATCCCGCCAAGGTGAAGGTGGTGCCCTTCGGCGCGAATGTATCCTCCGCCCGGGATGAGGCGGTGGTGCGCGGTCTGGTCGCTGCACGTGATCCGGCAACCTGCGAGCTGCTTTTCGTCGGTGTGGATTGGGAGCGCAAGGGCGGCCCCGTCGCGCTGCGGACGGCGGAGATCCTGAAGTCACGCGGTCTGCCGGTCCGCCTGCATGTCGTGGGGTGTGAGCCTCCCGGGCAACTGCCGGATTTCGTGGTGCGCCATGGATTCATCTCGAAGAAATTCCCGGCCGGCGCGGCTCGGCTGGCGAAGCTGTTTTCGGACGCGCATTTCCTCATCGTACCATCGCGGGCGGAGTGCTTCGGCCTCGTCTTCGCGGAGGCGGGATCGTTCGGCCTGCCATCGCTCGCGGCCATCACCGGCGGAGTGCCATCCGTCGTCACCTCCGGAAAGAACGGAATGCTGTTCCCGCTGGAGGATGAGGGCGGGGGATACGCGGATTTCATCCAGTCGCTGATGGCGGACCCGGTGGCCTACGAAGCGCTCGCGCTCGGATCTTTCCATGAGTTCAAGGCACGCCTGAACTGGGACGTCGCGGGTGAAACCGTCGTCTCGCTGATGCAAGGGCTGGTAGGGTAGCGAACCTCGTGAGAGGTTCGGCTGGGTGGACTCACCATGGCCGACCGGCTCCGGTTCTCCGGTGGACTTCCCCACAGCCGGAAGTCTCACGACTTCCGCTACGGCGTCACGCCTTCACCAGCGTCATCACGCACTCCAGGTGGCGCGT carries:
- a CDS encoding aminoglycoside phosphotransferase family protein; translation: MRRFGHKFRVPPTSPTRPINPQVQKLVADIGNQFAVQGEFVLGEEIDSGHINSTYRASYRLPDGAVERYIFQAINRNVFKDPYAVMTNVELVTHHINGKVLRRKHDLGGQTLNLFPARVGGFWVEDAQGAVWRCYNHIEDCVTYNIVENERQAYQAAHAFGAFQDLVSDLDASVIIDTIPDFHNTRKRYDRLAEIIAADPCGRLASVRAEVDFIQARETLVDILLDLAAAGQIPLRVTHNDTKINNVMIDAQTDEAVCVIDLDTVMPGLALYDFGDLIRTATSPAAEDEQDLSKVKMQMPMFEALVRGYLDTAGGFLNETEVRYLAFSGKLITLEVAIRFLTDYLEGDVYFKTHRPGQNLDRCRNQIQLVREIEAQEPAMNAFVELQRRQSR
- a CDS encoding class I SAM-dependent methyltransferase, whose amino-acid sequence is MIQRRPFRYPGTDEDVVRLEALLRDGLRAAGFQAPGPLVVLNLACGRADETGALAKALEPMQIGFYLGIDLRPDAIAEAAARWALPDGEIGFRCGDAAATDRMRQLPAFDFIFIRHQNYWHEPAVWDRLLGNALGRLKPSGLLVCTSYFDREHELLVAALRTRGATLLANLRHAKSRPLPDAPGKSVDRHLVIFRQGQEIALHPGPAR
- the ykgO gene encoding type B 50S ribosomal protein L36, which translates into the protein MKVLSSLASAKRRHADCQVVKRKGTVYVICKSNPKFKARQGATVGTRLSKKGVK
- a CDS encoding glycosyltransferase family 4 protein, giving the protein MKVAYVTPYASGDVHAWSGSVFHVREALANAGCKILPVDSLAEKGRYLGKAREILIRKLTGKTYLRDRAPALLDSYASQVATRCAALEPDVIFSPGTIPIAHLKTGKPVVFWTDATFAGITDYYAAFTDLSPRTLREGREMEQSALTNCSLAIYTSEWAAKSAVDHYDVDPAKVKVVPFGANVSSARDEAVVRGLVAARDPATCELLFVGVDWERKGGPVALRTAEILKSRGLPVRLHVVGCEPPGQLPDFVVRHGFISKKFPAGAARLAKLFSDAHFLIVPSRAECFGLVFAEAGSFGLPSLAAITGGVPSVVTSGKNGMLFPLEDEGGGYADFIQSLMADPVAYEALALGSFHEFKARLNWDVAGETVVSLMQGLVG
- a CDS encoding tRNA threonylcarbamoyladenosine dehydratase; the protein is MSETDSHHRFGGIARLYGQAALERFLKSRVAVIGIGGVGSWAVESLARSGIGHLTLVDLDEICLTNVNRQLHAMDGQIGRQKADAMADRAKAIHPDCDVRILHTFFTERNAGEILDLGFDAVLDAIDSVKHKALLVAECHRRGIPVVTCGGAGGRRDPTRIRVTDLAYSGKDALLHQLRRTLRADHAFPKTPINSKPDPLGIDAVFTDEPPLFPQCDGSVSCERPEGTNLRLSCESGYGTATHVTASFGLIAAGRVLEKLASQA